In Gossypium arboreum isolate Shixiya-1 chromosome 6, ASM2569848v2, whole genome shotgun sequence, the following are encoded in one genomic region:
- the LOC108471937 gene encoding uncharacterized protein LOC108471937, producing MKMIDAASGGALVNMTPQRARELISTMAVNSQQYRPNSEPIRRVNGVNVSTLEDKLDKLTNVVQSLLTKKKSLTSLRGICTTSEHPTDLCPILNDNSTAHVDSIGGFPGPPQRHYDPFSNTYNPEWKDHPNLNYGANPRYNLPYQPRPLEPPPQHKPSTSLEAIMESLADDAAKYQQRTDASIQELTNQVSKLSMVVNRLESQGKLPSQTEPNPRQNVNAITLHSGKVLETVPAKNHGQEKEREKQISDPTARPKLEVQKPVVMPPLFPRRLARDKKEKEEKEILETFRKVKVNIHSLDAIKQIPRYERFLKELCTSKRRLIGNERVNVGENVSAVLQKKVPPKYKDQGMFAIPCEIGIKKAMCDLGASINVMPYSIYKLINVGHLKETGVIIQLADRTVVYPEGLLEDVLVKVNELVFPVDFYIIDMEDDNSANSSDIIHGRPFLGTARTKIDVWNGTLTMEFDGDVVRFSVYEDMGHSNDKLQIVPCRNMDLNFKQEELSMIQKPIHEDVMKASKLEIKPLLEHTRIPIEENVKMNEEDQMIGESEKCFKDNGKRSKPFYKNIQVHKMGKLILNKPKG from the coding sequence ATGAAGATGATTGACGCTGCTAGTGGAGGAGCGCTTGTCAATATGACCCCTCAAAGGGCAAGAGAGCTAATATCCACCATGGCGGTAAATTCTCAACAATATCGGCCAAATTCAGAACCGATAAGACGGGTTAATGGGGTAAACGTTTCAACTTTAGAAGATAAATTAGATAAGCTTACGAATGTTGTTCAATCTTTGCTTACAAAAAAGAAGAGTTTGACCTCACTACGTGGAATTTGTACTACGTCTGAACACCCGACGGATTTGTGCCCAATCCTTAACGACAATTCAACGGCACATGTTGACTCTATCGGAGGTTTTCCAGGACCTCCGCAAAGACACTATGATCCTTTCTCCAACACCTACAATCCCGAGTGGAAGGATCATCCCAACCTGAATTACGGAGCTAATCCCCGATATAATCTACCATACCAACCGAGACCTCTGGAACCACCACCACAACACAAGCCGAGCACATCTCTAGAAGCTATCATGGAAAGTCTTGCTGACGATGCTGCAAAATATCAACAGAGGACAGACGCATCAATACAAGAGTTAACTAATCAAGTTAGTAAACTCTCAATGGTAGTTAATCGCTTGGAGTCTCAAGGTAAACTACCTTCTCAAACAGAGCCGAACCCTCGGCAGAATGTCAATGCAATAACTCTTCATAGTGGAAAGGTTCTAGAAACAGTTCCAGCCAAAAATCATGGGCAAGAAAAGGAACGGGAAAAGCAGATCTCAGATCCAACAGCAAGGCCAAAATTGGAAGTTCAGAAACCAGTTGTGATGCCACCTCTTTTTCCAAGGAGGCTTGCAAGGGATAAGAAAGAGAAGGAGGAAAAAGAAATCCTCGAGACATTCAGGAAGGTGAAGGTAAATATCCATTCACTCGACGCTATCAAACAGATCCCTCGTTATGAAAGATTCCTCAAGGAATTGTGTACTAGCAAAAGGAGATTAATAGGTAATGAAAGAGTAAATGTAGGAGAAAATGTCTCTGCAGTGCTACAAAAGAAAGTTCCACCCAAATACaaggaccaaggtatgtttgcTATTCCTTGTGAGATAGGCATTAAGAAAGCCATGTGCGATTTAGGAGCttccattaatgttatgccttattctatttataaACTGATTAACGTGGGTCATTTAAAAGAGACAGGAGTAATAATCCAGTTGGCGGACAGGACAGTCGTCTATCCTGAAGGGCTGCTTGAAGACGTCCTTGTTAAAGTTAACGAATTAGTTTTCCCTGTAGATTTTTACATTATCGACATGGAGGATGACAATTCAGCTAATTCGTCTGATATAATTCATGGGAGACCATTCTTGGGTACTGCACGAACAAAAATTGATGTTTGGAATGGAACACTTACCATGGAATTTGACGGTGACGTGGTTAGGTTTAGTGTTTATGAGGATATGGGACATTCAAATGATAAGTTACAAATTGTGCCTTGCAGGAATATGGATCTCAATTTTAAGCAAGAGGAATTATCGATGATCCAAAAACCAATACATGAAGATGTGATGAAAGCCTCGAAATTGGAAATTAAACCGCTTCTAGAACATACAAGGATTCCAATAGAGGAAAATGTAAAGATGAACGAAGAAGATCAAATGATAGGAGAATCCGAGAAATGCTTCAAGGATAATGGAAAAAGGTCGAAACCTTTCTACAAGAACATCCAAGTGCACAAGATGGGAAAATTAATTCTCAATAAACCCAAAGGATAA